A stretch of Methylogaea oryzae DNA encodes these proteins:
- a CDS encoding LuxR C-terminal-related transcriptional regulator produces MNILLIDDHFCAREGVALLLQQMLPDAQVFEAHSVETGLAIGGTTRLNLALLDVQLPGKNGLEGLAELKAAFPDLCVVMFSGLEDRELVFEALRLGAMGFIPKSLSRQEFAAALQDVLAGRPYLPASAVAGGSSGLPVPGARWVADPRELGLTPREFEVLRWLVQGKGNKDIAKRLGVSEQTVKNHLRPIFHKFGVARRAELVVKVFERGIVLGAPEVGN; encoded by the coding sequence TTGAACATCCTCCTCATCGATGACCACTTCTGCGCCCGCGAGGGCGTCGCCTTGCTGCTTCAACAGATGCTGCCTGACGCGCAGGTGTTCGAAGCTCATTCAGTGGAAACCGGCTTGGCGATTGGCGGCACCACGCGACTCAATCTGGCATTGCTGGACGTGCAACTACCCGGCAAGAACGGGCTGGAGGGCTTAGCGGAATTGAAAGCTGCATTTCCCGATCTGTGCGTGGTGATGTTTTCGGGTCTGGAGGATCGCGAACTGGTGTTTGAGGCGTTGCGGCTGGGGGCCATGGGGTTTATTCCCAAGAGCCTTTCCCGGCAGGAGTTCGCGGCGGCGTTGCAGGATGTGCTGGCCGGGCGGCCTTATTTGCCGGCGTCGGCGGTGGCGGGCGGATCGTCGGGGCTGCCGGTGCCGGGGGCGCGGTGGGTGGCCGATCCGCGCGAGTTGGGGCTGACGCCGCGGGAGTTCGAGGTGTTGCGCTGGCTGGTGCAAGGCAAGGGCAATAAGGACATCGCCAAGCGCTTGGGGGTGAGCGAGCAGACGGTGAAGAATCACCTGCGGCCGATATTCCACAAGTTTGGTGTGGCGCGGCGGGCGGAACTGGTGGTGAAGGTGTTCGAGCGGGGGATCGTGCTGGGGGCGCCGGAGGTGGGGAATTGA
- a CDS encoding ATP-binding response regulator, with product MNTQALSLNLRQSSARLWALARLPALRSWVRGAMVAGRPGLAKFDAEAEGRFRQECIDETRKPLQAALLLGALGFFLFILLDAAALGLSLAAILARSVVVFGLLGLYLRSRRAAARQDSGRIAAAAVILAVLDLAVTLLLENDPAGYATAWPGLLPVYFFLYGQLLLPLAFSLLIGWTGMAALLWTGAYVGVDGAGLLPSFLILAIVNLFGLCTRRQLERYSRRAFRQRHAAECAAEDKAAFLRQTSHNLRQPLQALGCYATALEAALADGKTDPLAPVVAKLGAVVDELQEACNRILDMAALQTGGMAVNLADVELNPLLAALQDQFAPKAAQRGLTLKVLPRNRPPFRVRSDAAMLRQVLGNLLDNAIKYTPQGCVVLATQRVGNTRLELQVRDSGLGIAAEEREAVFREFYRSPRQEQACVHGLGIGLAYVAQALRCLPQHQLDLASRPGHGSVFSLVLPNGEETKNRPSSATQFSVAGSYVLLAYGDAAVRGVLAERLTRWGCLVEPVADLVQLRRALADNLRPPDLLLADYHWNRQETAADALAAAQADSGPVPAVVFSADVALPLDANRWSGSIQFLDKSAGEKALLAAMAKALDASLTAKSRDVS from the coding sequence GTGAATACGCAAGCGCTTTCCTTGAATTTGCGGCAGTCATCCGCACGGCTGTGGGCACTGGCCCGGTTGCCGGCTTTACGCTCCTGGGTTCGCGGCGCCATGGTCGCCGGGCGGCCTGGGTTGGCGAAGTTCGATGCCGAAGCGGAAGGCCGATTCCGGCAGGAATGTATCGACGAAACGCGCAAACCTTTGCAAGCGGCTTTGCTGCTGGGCGCCCTCGGCTTTTTCCTGTTTATCCTGCTGGACGCCGCCGCTCTCGGCTTATCCCTGGCGGCGATATTGGCCCGCTCCGTGGTGGTGTTCGGCCTGCTGGGGTTGTATCTTCGCTCGCGCAGGGCGGCGGCTAGGCAAGACAGCGGCAGGATCGCCGCCGCTGCCGTGATCCTGGCGGTGCTGGATCTGGCCGTTACCCTGTTGCTGGAGAACGATCCCGCCGGCTACGCCACCGCTTGGCCGGGGCTGTTGCCGGTGTACTTCTTCCTCTACGGCCAGCTGTTGCTGCCCCTGGCGTTCAGCTTGCTGATCGGCTGGACCGGCATGGCCGCGCTGTTGTGGACCGGTGCCTACGTGGGGGTGGACGGCGCCGGGCTGCTGCCTTCGTTCCTGATCCTCGCCATCGTTAACCTGTTCGGCCTGTGCACCCGCCGCCAGCTGGAGCGGTATTCCCGCAGGGCGTTTCGCCAACGGCACGCCGCCGAGTGCGCGGCGGAAGACAAAGCGGCGTTTTTGCGCCAGACCAGTCACAACCTGCGCCAGCCGCTGCAAGCCCTGGGCTGCTACGCCACTGCGCTGGAAGCGGCCCTGGCCGACGGCAAGACGGACCCTTTGGCGCCGGTGGTGGCCAAGCTGGGCGCCGTCGTCGACGAATTGCAGGAAGCCTGCAACCGCATCCTGGACATGGCGGCGTTGCAGACCGGCGGGATGGCCGTGAACCTGGCCGACGTGGAGCTCAACCCGCTGCTGGCCGCGTTGCAGGACCAGTTCGCGCCCAAAGCCGCCCAGCGCGGCCTGACGTTGAAAGTCCTGCCGCGCAACCGGCCGCCGTTCCGCGTGCGCTCCGACGCCGCCATGCTGCGGCAAGTGCTGGGCAATCTACTCGACAACGCCATCAAATACACCCCGCAAGGCTGCGTGGTGTTGGCCACCCAGCGGGTCGGCAACACCCGCTTGGAGTTGCAGGTGCGCGACAGCGGCTTAGGCATTGCGGCGGAAGAAAGGGAAGCGGTGTTCCGCGAGTTTTACCGCAGCCCGCGACAGGAGCAAGCTTGCGTCCACGGCCTGGGCATAGGCTTGGCCTACGTGGCGCAAGCCCTGCGCTGCCTGCCCCAACACCAGCTGGATTTGGCGTCCCGACCCGGCCACGGTTCGGTATTCAGCCTGGTGCTGCCCAACGGCGAGGAGACGAAAAACCGCCCCTCAAGCGCTACGCAGTTTTCCGTTGCCGGCAGCTACGTCTTGCTGGCCTACGGCGATGCAGCGGTGCGCGGTGTCTTGGCAGAACGGTTGACGCGCTGGGGATGCCTGGTGGAACCGGTAGCCGACCTGGTGCAACTGCGCCGCGCCCTGGCCGACAACCTGCGCCCGCCGGATTTGCTGCTCGCCGATTACCACTGGAACCGGCAGGAAACCGCCGCCGACGCCCTGGCCGCAGCTCAAGCCGACAGCGGCCCCGTGCCCGCCGTGGTGTTCAGCGCCGATGTCGCCCTGCCGCTCGACGCCAACCGCTGGTCCGGTTCCATCCAATTCCTCGACAAATCCGCCGGGGAAAAAGCCCTGCTGGCCGCCATGGCCAAGGCCTTGGACGCATCGCTGACGGCCAAGAGCCGGGACGTTTCTTAA
- the slyD gene encoding peptidylprolyl isomerase: MQIAASKVVSLHYTLRGEDGDLIDQATPDEPFAYIHGTGSIIPGLEKALEGKSAGDKLTVSVAPEDGYGVRDDEQVQVAPRSAFHGVDHIEPGMQFQAQTEYGMQLVTVVAVENDEVVLDGNHPLAGQTLNFEVEVAHIRDATEEELDHGHVHGEGGHHH; this comes from the coding sequence ATGCAAATCGCGGCCAGCAAAGTCGTTTCCCTCCACTACACCCTGCGCGGCGAGGACGGCGACCTCATCGACCAGGCGACCCCGGACGAACCGTTTGCCTACATTCACGGCACAGGCAGCATCATTCCCGGCCTGGAAAAGGCCCTGGAAGGCAAGTCGGCCGGCGACAAGCTGACCGTATCCGTGGCGCCGGAAGACGGCTACGGCGTGCGCGACGACGAGCAGGTTCAGGTAGCGCCGCGCAGCGCCTTCCACGGCGTTGACCACATCGAGCCGGGCATGCAGTTCCAGGCGCAGACCGAATACGGCATGCAACTGGTAACGGTGGTGGCGGTGGAAAACGACGAGGTGGTGCTGGACGGCAACCATCCCCTGGCCGGCCAGACCCTGAACTTCGAAGTGGAAGTGGCGCACATCCGCGACGCGACGGAAGAAGAACTGGATCACGGCCACGTGCACGGCGAAGGCGGCCACCACCATTGA
- a CDS encoding NfeD family protein, whose amino-acid sequence MESLEWWHWIVAGLVLVMAELIVPAFVVFWFGLGALIVGLLLLTMPDLSLATQMLIWSVASCAMVVLWFRLFKPHLHKTRVGMSDNATLIGEVGLMLRDVDQFQRGEVRFQKPMMGADRWGCIADEAIAAGERVRVVSVEGTLVKVKKA is encoded by the coding sequence ATGGAATCCCTGGAGTGGTGGCATTGGATCGTCGCGGGCTTGGTCCTGGTCATGGCGGAACTGATCGTTCCCGCCTTCGTGGTGTTCTGGTTCGGCCTGGGCGCATTGATCGTCGGACTGCTGCTGCTGACCATGCCCGACCTGAGCCTCGCCACGCAAATGCTGATCTGGTCGGTGGCTTCCTGCGCCATGGTGGTGCTGTGGTTCCGCCTGTTCAAACCGCATTTGCACAAAACCCGCGTCGGCATGTCCGACAATGCCACCTTGATCGGCGAAGTGGGCCTGATGCTGCGCGACGTGGATCAATTCCAGCGGGGCGAGGTGCGCTTCCAGAAGCCCATGATGGGCGCGGATCGCTGGGGATGCATCGCCGACGAAGCTATCGCGGCGGGCGAGCGGGTTCGGGTGGTCAGCGTGGAAGGCACGCTGGTTAAAGTCAAGAAAGCCTAG
- a CDS encoding SPFH domain-containing protein: protein MSGGTFVTVLIVVFLAVTIAKMVYIVPQGEEWVVESLGKYSRTLLPGLGWIIPYVDRVAYKLVTKDIILDVQEQEVITRDNAVILVNAIAFIKVTDPVKAVYGVENYSEAIRNMIMTTLRSITGEMELDEALSSRDKIKLRLRESIADEAVDWGLTVKSVEIQDIKPSPSMQKAMELQAAAERERKATVTKAEGEKQAAILAAEARQESAKQDAQAQIMLAQASAEAIRRVAEAIPDKDTPVMYLLGEKYIAALNRLGQSDNAKLVVLPGDLHESLKALFQRRS, encoded by the coding sequence ATGAGCGGCGGCACTTTTGTCACTGTACTGATCGTTGTTTTCCTGGCGGTCACCATCGCCAAAATGGTTTATATCGTCCCCCAAGGCGAGGAATGGGTGGTGGAAAGCCTGGGAAAATACAGCCGCACCTTGTTGCCCGGCCTGGGCTGGATCATTCCCTACGTGGACCGGGTGGCCTACAAGCTGGTCACCAAGGACATCATCCTCGACGTGCAGGAGCAGGAAGTCATCACCCGGGACAACGCCGTGATCCTGGTCAACGCCATCGCCTTCATCAAGGTGACTGACCCGGTGAAAGCGGTGTACGGCGTGGAGAACTACTCCGAAGCCATCCGCAACATGATCATGACCACGCTGCGCTCCATCACCGGCGAAATGGAGCTGGACGAGGCGCTGTCTTCGCGGGACAAGATCAAGCTGCGTTTGCGCGAAAGCATCGCCGACGAGGCGGTGGACTGGGGCTTGACGGTGAAATCGGTGGAAATCCAGGACATCAAGCCCTCGCCCTCCATGCAAAAAGCCATGGAACTGCAAGCGGCGGCGGAAAGGGAAAGGAAAGCCACGGTGACCAAGGCGGAAGGGGAAAAACAAGCCGCCATCCTGGCGGCCGAGGCGCGCCAGGAATCCGCCAAGCAGGACGCCCAAGCGCAGATCATGCTGGCCCAGGCCTCCGCCGAGGCCATCCGCCGGGTGGCGGAAGCCATACCGGACAAAGACACGCCGGTCATGTACCTGCTGGGCGAGAAATATATCGCCGCCCTCAATCGCCTGGGCCAGTCGGACAACGCCAAACTGGTGGTGCTGCCGGGCGATTTGCACGAAAGCTTGAAAGCGCTGTTCCAAAGGCGGAGCTGA